In the Thermococcus sp. genome, one interval contains:
- the mobA gene encoding molybdenum cofactor guanylyltransferase MobA yields MLGILLAGGRSRRFGNDKLLFRVDGRPLIQHALERLESASLIDEVIVVASPDNVGRLRGLGCEVVVDELSVGPAGGVYTALGLGDAFVAAGDMPLIVPELVDHIIREFARQGKTACVPRWSNGYLEPLHAAYSRVFRGILEERIHSGDYSLNGAIRSADVCYLEVEGLPSHWRGSFFNVNSRSDLRKLMANSK; encoded by the coding sequence ATGCTAGGCATCCTTCTGGCTGGGGGCAGAAGCCGGCGTTTCGGAAACGATAAATTGCTTTTCAGGGTAGATGGGAGGCCGCTTATCCAGCATGCCCTTGAAAGGCTTGAATCCGCTTCGCTCATAGATGAGGTCATTGTGGTGGCCTCTCCAGATAACGTTGGGAGACTCAGGGGTCTCGGCTGCGAGGTGGTGGTTGACGAGCTCTCCGTGGGGCCTGCAGGGGGAGTGTACACCGCATTGGGCCTTGGAGACGCGTTCGTTGCCGCCGGTGATATGCCCCTTATAGTGCCCGAGCTCGTTGACCACATAATCCGGGAGTTCGCTCGTCAGGGAAAAACCGCCTGCGTCCCCCGCTGGAGCAACGGATATCTTGAGCCACTCCACGCGGCGTACTCAAGGGTGTTTCGCGGTATCCTTGAGGAGAGGATACACAGCGGAGACTACTCGCTGAACGGGGCAATACGTTCCGCCGACGTATGCTACCTGGAGGTGGAGGGACTGCCCTCCCACTGGAGGGGGAGTTTTTTTAACGTTAATAGCAGAAGCGACCTCAGAAAGCTCATGGCGAACTCAAAGTGA
- a CDS encoding potassium channel family protein gives MKTILFDSVNVPGITFYNSSVGRLVVFGSELRTFLIHGSHVFGLNLLRVRFSNSIYVRNSSVRYLMINSTEYVGGDERGEEEYGEKRAVGRIELSGLENVRRVGINVRYPLMRRILEEHGIKPSASSERSVKATSLVMRDLQFDRAARFKRQVRLSIRRFHGNIVLENLDVFGHAEILASWLKNPEFVHMRVMGNMIFRRVSFNGDFSWNSTVLPNIPVELNVEGFVEIEDCRFNSHRAAEVLYRLARISWERNGDFERADRYYYLEMVEKRQSRLAGRRRGIKKLFLKMEALFEWLFADLTCKYGTDWKRPILIWLAAVNVFFPLLFFLTKSVEGLSGSMSFLDYEYFSVVTATTLGYGDYHPIGVGRVIASIEALFGMFMWAVFLTVFARRYMR, from the coding sequence GTGAAGACGATACTATTTGACTCGGTGAACGTTCCCGGGATAACCTTCTACAACTCCAGCGTGGGAAGACTCGTGGTCTTTGGGAGTGAGCTGAGAACGTTCCTCATACACGGCTCCCACGTCTTTGGCCTGAACCTGCTGAGGGTGAGGTTCTCCAACTCCATCTACGTCAGAAATTCGAGCGTCCGCTACCTCATGATAAACTCCACCGAGTACGTCGGTGGGGATGAACGGGGAGAAGAGGAATACGGTGAGAAGAGGGCCGTGGGCAGAATAGAGCTGAGCGGTCTGGAGAACGTAAGGAGGGTCGGGATTAACGTCCGCTATCCCCTCATGAGGCGCATCCTTGAGGAACACGGAATAAAGCCCTCGGCCTCCTCCGAGAGGAGCGTCAAGGCCACCTCCCTTGTTATGCGGGACCTTCAGTTTGACAGGGCGGCCAGGTTCAAGAGGCAGGTGAGGTTGAGCATAAGACGGTTCCACGGCAACATTGTTCTTGAGAACCTGGACGTCTTTGGGCACGCGGAGATACTTGCCAGCTGGCTTAAGAATCCGGAGTTCGTACACATGAGGGTCATGGGGAACATGATATTCCGCAGAGTGTCCTTCAACGGCGATTTCTCATGGAACTCAACGGTTCTGCCCAACATTCCGGTTGAACTCAACGTCGAGGGATTCGTCGAGATTGAGGACTGCAGGTTCAACAGCCACCGCGCGGCGGAGGTGCTCTACCGCCTCGCCAGAATAAGCTGGGAGAGGAACGGGGACTTTGAGAGGGCTGACAGGTACTACTACCTGGAGATGGTGGAGAAAAGACAGTCCCGTCTGGCCGGAAGGAGAAGGGGCATTAAAAAGCTCTTCCTCAAGATGGAGGCGCTCTTTGAGTGGCTTTTCGCGGACCTGACCTGCAAGTACGGCACCGACTGGAAGAGGCCCATACTGATATGGCTCGCCGCCGTCAACGTCTTCTTTCCCCTGCTCTTCTTCCTGACCAAAAGTGTTGAGGGGCTGTCTGGAAGCATGAGTTTCCTCGACTACGAGTACTTCAGCGTCGTCACCGCGACCACCCTCGGCTACGGCGACTACCACCCGATAGGTGTGGGCAGGGTAATAGCGTCTATCGAGGCCCTCTTTGGAATGTTCATGTGGGCGGTGTTCCTGACGGTGTTCGCGAGGAGATACATGAGGTGA
- the hypF gene encoding carbamoyltransferase HypF: MKAYRLHVQGIVQAVGFRPFVYRIAHENNLRGYVKNLGDAGVEILVEGREEDIDSFLRDLREKLPPLARIERIKKKEVQPQGFDRFYIEKSSQGGEGGDSIIPPDIAICDDCLRELFDPTDKRYMYPFIVCTNCGPRFTIIEGLPYDRINTTMREFPMCDYCESEYKDPLNRRYHAEPVCCPVCGPSYRLYTNDGEEIIGDPLKRAAELIDKGYIVAIKGIGGIHLACDATNEEAVAELRRRTHRPQKPFAIMAKDVETVEEFAFLSPGELEELTSYRRPIITLRKKEPFPLPENLAPGLHTIGVMLPYAGTHYILFHWSRSRVYVMTSANYPGMPMVKDNDRAFEELKDVADYFLLHNRKILNRADDSVVRFVDGKRAVIRRSRGFVPLPIEIPFEYRGLAVGAELLNAFCIAKNGRVYPSQYIGNTSKVEVLEFMENAIEHFKRLLRVDELDLIIADLHPSYNTTKLAMEMANQLNIEFLQVQHHYAHIASVMAENNLDEIIGIAVDGVGYGADGHTWGGEVIYLSYEDVERLAHIDYYPLPGGDLASYYPLRALMGILSKVYSIEELEGIIERCCPKAIESLRYGKVEFNVVLTQLAKEVNTSYASSTGRVLDAFSVLLNVAYRRHYEGEPAMKLESFAMRGKNDLKFDVPVEGELIKVEELFAQALDVIETANPADIAYSVHLALGRAFAETALERAREFGVKNVGISGGVAFNELIVKTVRKIVEAAGLNFHTTYEVPRGDNGINVGQAFLGGLYLEGYLTKEDLML, from the coding sequence ATGAAAGCTTACCGGCTTCACGTTCAGGGCATCGTTCAGGCGGTTGGATTCAGGCCCTTCGTCTACAGGATAGCCCATGAGAACAATCTGCGGGGCTACGTTAAGAACCTTGGAGACGCGGGAGTTGAAATCCTCGTTGAGGGCAGGGAAGAGGACATAGACTCATTTCTGAGAGACCTGAGGGAGAAGCTCCCTCCCCTGGCAAGGATAGAAAGGATAAAGAAAAAGGAAGTCCAGCCCCAGGGCTTTGACCGCTTTTACATCGAGAAGAGCTCCCAGGGCGGGGAAGGCGGGGACTCGATAATCCCCCCGGACATAGCCATCTGTGACGACTGTCTCAGGGAGCTTTTCGACCCGACAGACAAGCGGTACATGTACCCCTTCATAGTCTGCACCAACTGCGGGCCGAGGTTCACGATCATCGAAGGCCTCCCCTACGACAGAATCAACACCACGATGAGAGAGTTCCCGATGTGCGACTACTGCGAGAGCGAGTACAAAGATCCCCTCAACAGGCGCTATCATGCCGAACCCGTCTGCTGTCCGGTTTGCGGACCGAGCTACCGCCTCTACACGAACGACGGGGAGGAAATCATCGGAGACCCGCTGAAGAGGGCGGCGGAGCTCATAGACAAGGGATATATCGTCGCCATCAAGGGGATAGGCGGAATACACCTCGCGTGTGATGCCACCAACGAGGAAGCCGTTGCGGAGCTGAGGAGGAGAACCCACAGGCCGCAGAAGCCCTTCGCAATAATGGCGAAGGACGTCGAGACGGTGGAGGAGTTCGCCTTCCTCTCCCCGGGGGAGCTTGAAGAGCTGACTTCCTACAGGAGACCGATAATAACCCTCCGGAAGAAGGAACCGTTCCCCCTTCCGGAGAACCTCGCGCCGGGACTTCACACAATAGGCGTCATGCTGCCCTACGCGGGAACGCATTACATACTCTTCCACTGGAGCAGGAGCAGGGTTTACGTCATGACCTCTGCGAACTACCCGGGAATGCCCATGGTCAAGGACAACGATAGGGCATTCGAAGAACTGAAGGACGTGGCGGACTACTTCCTCCTCCACAACAGGAAGATACTCAACCGCGCAGATGACAGCGTTGTGCGCTTCGTGGATGGAAAGAGGGCGGTGATCAGGAGGAGCAGGGGCTTCGTACCTCTGCCGATAGAGATACCCTTTGAATACCGCGGCCTGGCCGTCGGAGCCGAGCTCCTCAACGCATTCTGTATAGCAAAGAACGGGCGCGTTTACCCCAGCCAGTACATCGGAAACACCTCAAAGGTTGAAGTCCTTGAGTTCATGGAAAACGCCATAGAGCACTTTAAGAGGCTCCTCCGCGTGGACGAACTCGACCTCATAATAGCCGACCTTCACCCGAGCTACAACACGACAAAGCTGGCCATGGAGATGGCCAACCAGCTCAACATAGAGTTCCTCCAGGTGCAGCACCACTACGCCCACATAGCGAGCGTTATGGCCGAGAACAACCTCGACGAGATAATAGGCATAGCCGTTGACGGTGTCGGATACGGTGCGGACGGCCACACCTGGGGAGGCGAGGTGATATACCTGAGCTACGAGGACGTCGAGAGATTGGCGCACATAGACTACTACCCCCTGCCAGGCGGCGATCTGGCCAGCTACTACCCGCTGAGGGCGCTGATGGGAATACTGAGCAAGGTCTACAGCATAGAGGAGCTTGAGGGGATAATAGAGAGGTGCTGTCCGAAGGCCATAGAGAGCCTCCGCTACGGAAAGGTGGAGTTCAACGTAGTCCTGACCCAGCTGGCAAAGGAGGTCAACACCAGCTACGCATCCTCGACGGGCAGGGTACTCGACGCCTTCTCGGTTCTCCTCAACGTGGCCTACAGAAGGCACTACGAGGGCGAGCCGGCCATGAAGCTGGAGAGCTTCGCGATGCGCGGGAAGAACGACCTCAAGTTCGACGTACCGGTCGAGGGCGAACTGATAAAGGTAGAGGAGCTCTTTGCCCAGGCGCTTGACGTCATTGAGACCGCAAACCCCGCGGACATAGCGTACTCGGTTCACCTGGCCCTTGGAAGGGCATTCGCCGAAACGGCCCTTGAAAGGGCGCGGGAGTTCGGTGTGAAGAACGTTGGAATAAGCGGCGGCGTTGCCTTCAACGAGCTGATAGTCAAGACCGTCAGAAAGATAGTCGAGGCGGCGGGACTGAACTTCCACACGACTTACGAGGTTCCGCGCGGCGACAACGGGATAAACGTCGGTCAGGCCTTCCTCGGCGGCCTGTACCTTGAGGGATACCTCACGAAGGAGGATCTGATGCTGTGA
- a CDS encoding cysteine desulfurase, which produces MRIPEDVRKDIPLTEEVIYFDNTATSLTPKPVIEAMDEYYLKYRANVHRGIHRLSQMATHKYEESRKVVAEFLNAKFEEIVFTKNTSESLNLVALGLEHIFKPGDRIVTTPYEHHSDLLPWQRLAKKLGLKLEYINGDDEGNLDLSDAEKKIKGAKLVAVQHVSNALGVIHEVEELGKLAKEEGAIFVVDAAQSAGHMEVDVRKMHADFLGLSGHKGPMGPTGIGVLYINEEFFETFEPPLIGGGTIEDVGLEGYKLTEPPERFEAGTPNIGGAIGLAAGIRYIQKIGIDKIERQEHKLVKRITEGLDELEVPWYGPRNLKKHAGVVSFNVPGLHPHDVAAVLDNHNIMVRSGHHCALPVMKRLGINGTVRASFHVYNSLEEVETFLGVMEELVKSLR; this is translated from the coding sequence ATGAGGATTCCGGAGGATGTTAGGAAGGACATTCCGCTGACCGAGGAGGTAATATACTTCGACAACACGGCCACTTCGCTCACGCCGAAGCCGGTTATAGAGGCCATGGACGAGTACTACCTGAAGTACCGCGCCAACGTCCACCGCGGAATACACCGCCTTTCTCAGATGGCGACCCACAAGTACGAGGAGAGCAGGAAGGTCGTGGCGGAGTTCCTCAATGCCAAGTTCGAGGAGATAGTCTTCACCAAGAACACGAGCGAGAGCCTCAACCTTGTCGCCCTTGGACTTGAGCACATATTCAAGCCCGGCGACAGGATAGTAACCACCCCCTACGAGCACCACTCCGACCTGCTCCCCTGGCAGAGACTAGCTAAAAAGCTCGGTCTCAAGCTTGAGTACATAAACGGTGACGACGAGGGCAACCTGGATTTAAGCGACGCCGAGAAAAAGATTAAAGGCGCGAAGCTGGTAGCCGTTCAGCACGTGTCCAACGCCCTTGGAGTTATTCACGAGGTCGAAGAACTAGGAAAGCTCGCGAAGGAGGAGGGGGCTATATTTGTCGTTGACGCCGCCCAGAGCGCCGGCCACATGGAGGTCGATGTAAGGAAGATGCACGCCGACTTCCTCGGACTTTCCGGTCACAAGGGACCGATGGGACCGACGGGGATAGGCGTTCTCTACATCAACGAGGAGTTCTTCGAGACCTTCGAGCCTCCCCTGATAGGAGGGGGGACGATAGAGGACGTTGGGCTGGAGGGTTACAAGCTGACCGAGCCGCCGGAAAGGTTCGAGGCGGGGACGCCCAACATAGGCGGTGCGATAGGCCTCGCCGCTGGAATAAGGTACATCCAGAAAATAGGGATAGACAAAATCGAGAGGCAGGAGCACAAGCTTGTAAAGAGGATAACGGAGGGGCTCGACGAGCTTGAAGTGCCGTGGTACGGCCCGAGGAACCTGAAGAAGCACGCCGGTGTAGTGAGCTTCAACGTCCCCGGCCTTCACCCGCACGACGTCGCTGCCGTACTCGACAACCACAACATCATGGTCCGCTCCGGCCACCACTGTGCTTTACCCGTCATGAAGAGGCTTGGAATAAACGGCACGGTTAGAGCGTCGTTCCACGTCTACAACAGCCTTGAAGAGGTCGAGACCTTCCTCGGCGTCATGGAGGAGCTCGTGAAGAGCCTGAGGTGA
- a CDS encoding GNAT family N-acetyltransferase, translated as MGLRIREATLWDCQRIVGIYLSNSPWKDSPYETYLQVGPWGLEETCAIHLNNLKLSGGIALVAELDGKVAGEAEVFMSEEVWDGELVKTAHLSVIEVARWYQGKGIGRALVEHVIELASDEDCDLITVTPEKKAVGFYRKLGFDRTVYHGVIADISTDAGKNAPTPASFIPTWDDLRGVPLSLGQFQSSYNHWFTEFVDRVADVDGRVHFESGSIEGGFYVLEGSFFDRRTATAYFWGENGLEGLKRLAALARRRGFKTLRTSLSRKLVSGRLEFGITPLDEVRILAKSL; from the coding sequence ATGGGGCTGAGGATTAGGGAGGCCACCCTTTGGGACTGCCAGAGGATAGTGGGCATATACCTCTCCAACTCACCATGGAAAGACTCGCCTTACGAGACGTACCTCCAAGTCGGCCCTTGGGGGCTGGAAGAGACCTGTGCGATCCACCTGAACAACCTCAAGCTCTCTGGAGGGATAGCGCTCGTTGCAGAACTGGACGGGAAGGTGGCGGGTGAGGCCGAAGTTTTTATGAGCGAGGAGGTCTGGGACGGAGAGCTCGTAAAGACCGCCCACCTCAGCGTCATTGAGGTCGCCAGGTGGTACCAGGGGAAGGGCATAGGAAGGGCCTTAGTGGAGCACGTGATAGAGCTGGCCAGTGACGAAGACTGCGACCTGATTACCGTCACCCCGGAGAAGAAGGCCGTTGGGTTCTACAGAAAGCTCGGATTCGACAGGACTGTGTATCACGGGGTTATTGCCGACATATCAACGGACGCCGGAAAGAATGCCCCAACTCCTGCCAGTTTTATCCCCACCTGGGACGACCTGAGAGGAGTGCCCCTCAGCCTGGGGCAGTTCCAGAGTTCCTACAACCACTGGTTCACGGAGTTCGTTGACAGGGTCGCGGACGTGGACGGGAGAGTTCACTTCGAGAGCGGAAGCATTGAAGGCGGTTTTTACGTTCTTGAGGGCAGCTTTTTTGACAGAAGGACTGCAACGGCTTATTTCTGGGGGGAGAACGGTCTGGAGGGCCTAAAGAGGCTTGCGGCCCTTGCGAGACGCAGAGGCTTCAAAACCCTCAGAACAAGCCTCAGCAGAAAGCTGGTAAGCGGCAGGCTGGAGTTCGGCATAACACCCTTGGACGAGGTTCGCATACTGGCAAAGTCACTTTGA
- the hypD gene encoding hydrogenase formation protein HypD — protein MMVTDVLNAFKDRELAQKVVREIHREAQGLDELRFMHVCGTHEDTVTRSGIRSLLPENIKIVSGPGCPVCITPVEDIVKMREIMKEAYEEGDRIILTTFGDMYKIPTPLGSFADLKSEGYDVRVVYSIFDTYRIARENPDRTVVHFSPGFETTTAPAAGMLNAVVEEGLENFKIYSVHRLTPPAVEVLVKQGTRFHGLIDPGHVSTIIGVRGWEYITTDYGIPQVIAGFEPVDMLMAILLLIRMVKNGEVKIINEYTRVVKYEGNVTAQKFIEKFFEVTDAKWRALGTIPKSGLELKKEWKELEIRTYYNPEVPKLPDLEKGCICGAILRGLALPPQCPHFGKTCTPRSPIGPCMVSYEGTCSIFYKYGALF, from the coding sequence ATGATGGTGACCGACGTTTTGAACGCCTTTAAGGACAGAGAGCTGGCCCAGAAGGTCGTGAGGGAGATACACAGGGAAGCACAGGGTCTCGACGAGCTCCGCTTCATGCACGTCTGCGGAACCCACGAGGACACGGTAACCCGCTCTGGAATACGCTCGCTTTTACCCGAGAACATCAAAATAGTCAGCGGTCCGGGCTGTCCGGTCTGCATAACCCCCGTTGAGGACATTGTCAAGATGCGCGAGATCATGAAGGAGGCCTACGAAGAGGGGGACAGGATAATCCTGACCACCTTTGGGGACATGTATAAAATCCCCACCCCCCTCGGAAGCTTTGCGGACCTCAAGAGCGAGGGCTACGATGTCAGGGTGGTCTATTCTATATTCGATACCTACCGGATTGCCAGGGAGAACCCTGACAGGACGGTCGTGCACTTCTCACCGGGCTTTGAGACGACCACCGCCCCCGCGGCCGGAATGCTCAATGCCGTCGTGGAGGAGGGGCTCGAAAACTTCAAGATATACTCCGTCCACCGCCTGACTCCCCCGGCCGTTGAGGTGCTTGTAAAACAGGGAACGCGCTTCCACGGCCTCATCGACCCCGGGCACGTCTCCACGATAATCGGCGTGAGGGGCTGGGAGTACATAACGACCGACTACGGCATACCGCAGGTCATAGCGGGCTTTGAACCAGTGGACATGCTGATGGCCATTCTGCTCCTCATAAGGATGGTTAAGAACGGGGAGGTTAAGATAATAAACGAGTACACGAGGGTTGTCAAATATGAGGGCAACGTAACGGCTCAGAAGTTCATAGAGAAGTTTTTCGAGGTCACCGATGCCAAATGGCGCGCCCTTGGAACCATACCGAAGAGCGGGCTTGAGCTGAAGAAGGAATGGAAGGAGCTGGAGATACGGACGTACTACAATCCAGAGGTTCCAAAGCTGCCCGACCTCGAAAAGGGATGCATCTGCGGTGCGATCCTGCGCGGCCTGGCGTTGCCCCCGCAGTGCCCGCACTTCGGCAAGACGTGCACGCCGAGGAGTCCAATAGGGCCGTGTATGGTCTCCTATGAAGGAACCTGCAGCATTTTCTACAAATACGGAGCTTTGTTCTGA
- a CDS encoding hydrogenase 3 maturation endopeptidase HyCI, protein MELTELLRKARRVVICGVGNDVRGDDAFGVLVAERLKELVDSPNVLVLNCGEVPESYTGKIVEFKPELVIFVDAVDFGGEHGEVIVADPEGTLGEAVSTHSLPLKVLVGYLKTRLNAEFVLIGCQPAVMGLFQEPSDVIVERAETLARAIAGVLDGAED, encoded by the coding sequence ATGGAGCTCACCGAACTCCTCAGAAAGGCCAGACGGGTCGTCATCTGCGGCGTAGGGAACGACGTTAGGGGAGACGATGCCTTCGGCGTCCTCGTTGCCGAGAGGCTGAAGGAACTGGTGGACAGCCCGAACGTCCTCGTCCTGAACTGCGGCGAAGTTCCGGAGAGCTACACCGGAAAGATAGTGGAGTTCAAACCCGAGCTGGTGATCTTCGTGGATGCCGTTGACTTCGGGGGGGAGCACGGAGAGGTTATAGTCGCCGACCCGGAGGGGACGCTGGGGGAAGCCGTCTCGACCCACAGCCTGCCGCTCAAGGTTCTGGTGGGATACCTGAAAACGCGCCTCAACGCGGAGTTCGTCCTCATCGGCTGTCAGCCGGCGGTTATGGGACTCTTCCAGGAGCCGAGTGATGTTATAGTAGAAAGGGCAGAGACCCTTGCAAGGGCTATAGCCGGTGTCCTCGATGGGGCTGAGGATTAG
- the hypE gene encoding hydrogenase expression/formation protein HypE, producing the protein MKIKLEHGAGGEIMEELLRDVILKSLSLKSAGGIGLDQLDDGATIPLGDRHLVFTIDGHTVKPLFFPGGDIGRLSVSGTVNDLAVMGARPLALANSMIIGEGFDGEDLKRILNSMDETAKEVPVPIVTGDTKVVEDEIGIFVITAGIGIAERPISDAGAKVGDVVLVSGTVGDHGIALMSHREGIAFETELKSDVAPIWEVVEAVAKAIGWENIHAMKDPTRGGLSNALNEMAKKASVGILIRETDVPVRPEVRAASDMLGINPFDVANEGKVVMVVPREHAEDALEAMRGTEKGKNAAIIGEVIDRYRGKVLVETGIGGKRFLEPPAGDPVPRVC; encoded by the coding sequence ATGAAGATAAAGCTCGAACACGGAGCCGGTGGAGAAATAATGGAGGAACTCCTCAGGGACGTCATACTGAAGAGCCTGAGCCTGAAATCCGCTGGGGGAATAGGGCTCGACCAGCTCGATGACGGTGCGACGATACCCCTGGGAGACAGACACCTCGTCTTCACAATAGACGGCCACACGGTCAAGCCGCTCTTCTTCCCGGGCGGCGACATTGGACGTCTTTCAGTTAGCGGCACGGTGAACGACCTGGCGGTTATGGGGGCAAGGCCACTGGCCCTGGCGAACTCCATGATAATCGGGGAAGGCTTTGACGGTGAAGACCTGAAGAGAATCCTGAACTCGATGGACGAGACCGCCAAAGAGGTGCCGGTTCCCATAGTCACCGGCGACACCAAGGTCGTCGAGGACGAGATAGGAATCTTCGTCATAACGGCGGGAATCGGAATCGCAGAGAGGCCGATAAGCGACGCCGGGGCAAAGGTGGGCGACGTCGTCCTCGTCAGCGGAACGGTCGGAGACCACGGGATAGCGCTGATGAGCCACCGCGAGGGCATAGCCTTTGAGACCGAGCTTAAGAGTGACGTTGCCCCGATATGGGAGGTCGTCGAGGCTGTGGCTAAAGCGATAGGCTGGGAGAACATACACGCCATGAAGGATCCGACGAGGGGCGGGCTGAGCAACGCCCTCAACGAGATGGCGAAGAAGGCCAGCGTGGGAATACTCATACGGGAAACCGACGTGCCGGTTAGACCGGAGGTCAGAGCCGCCAGCGACATGCTGGGCATAAACCCCTTCGACGTCGCCAACGAGGGCAAGGTCGTTATGGTCGTCCCAAGGGAGCATGCAGAGGATGCACTGGAGGCTATGAGGGGCACTGAAAAGGGCAAGAATGCGGCCATCATTGGGGAGGTCATAGACCGCTACCGGGGCAAAGTCCTGGTAGAGACGGGCATAGGCGGAAAGCGCTTCCTTGAACCCCCCGCGGGAGACCCTGTTCCAAGGGTCTGCTGA
- a CDS encoding HypC/HybG/HupF family hydrogenase formation chaperone — protein MCLAVPGRVIEIKGKVAVVDFGGVRREVRLDLLPNVEVGDYVIVHTGFAIEKLDEKRALEILEAWAEVEKALEG, from the coding sequence ATGTGTCTGGCGGTTCCCGGAAGGGTCATCGAGATAAAAGGAAAAGTTGCAGTCGTGGATTTTGGAGGGGTCAGAAGGGAGGTTCGCCTGGACCTGCTCCCGAACGTCGAGGTGGGCGACTACGTTATAGTCCATACAGGCTTCGCGATAGAGAAGCTCGACGAAAAGAGGGCCCTGGAGATACTTGAGGCATGGGCAGAGGTTGAAAAGGCCCTGGAGGGATGA
- a CDS encoding ATP-NAD kinase family protein — translation MIGLIINPIAGMGGKVALKGTDGVVEEAVRRGAKPIAQDLVRLFLSELSHYGEASGIRFITGPGPLGEDVLGEFDFEFEVMRHREIGYREVEGVMIPDTSSEDTKELAGRMAGRVKLLLFAGGDGTARDVIEAVDERVPILGIPTGVKMYSGVFAYSPEDAARVLVDFLQGRARLEEREVRDIDEDAYRHDEVRAKTYGKAIVPVVETLVQGSKERVPLSEEDELEAIAEALAEEILENDGVYFLGSGSTVKRIKEKLGIEGTLLGVDVVEVKDGEARLVVKDATEKDLLRFADRNPRVIVTVIGGLGFLFGRGNQQFSAEVLRRIPRENITVVATPSKLENGPLRVYTGDREVDEKLRGYIRVRVSPWMERLVRVV, via the coding sequence ATGATAGGCCTTATAATCAACCCCATAGCCGGAATGGGCGGCAAGGTTGCACTCAAAGGCACGGATGGAGTCGTCGAGGAGGCCGTGAGGAGGGGAGCCAAGCCCATCGCCCAGGATCTTGTGAGACTATTTCTCTCGGAGCTTTCCCACTACGGTGAGGCCAGTGGAATAAGGTTCATCACAGGTCCGGGCCCGCTGGGAGAGGATGTCCTGGGAGAGTTTGACTTTGAGTTCGAAGTGATGCGACACAGGGAAATCGGCTACCGGGAAGTGGAGGGAGTGATGATTCCAGACACGAGTTCCGAGGACACCAAGGAGCTCGCGGGGAGAATGGCCGGAAGGGTAAAGCTCCTCCTCTTCGCCGGTGGCGATGGGACTGCAAGGGATGTAATCGAGGCTGTCGATGAGCGGGTTCCAATTCTAGGCATCCCAACGGGCGTTAAGATGTACTCGGGGGTTTTTGCGTATTCTCCGGAGGACGCGGCCAGGGTTCTTGTGGACTTCCTTCAGGGGCGCGCCAGGCTGGAGGAGCGGGAGGTGAGGGACATAGATGAAGATGCATACAGGCACGACGAGGTCAGGGCAAAAACCTACGGAAAGGCCATAGTTCCGGTCGTTGAGACCCTGGTCCAGGGAAGCAAGGAGAGGGTTCCCCTCAGCGAGGAAGACGAGCTTGAGGCCATTGCAGAGGCTCTGGCTGAGGAAATCCTTGAAAACGACGGCGTTTACTTCCTCGGCTCCGGCTCGACGGTTAAGAGGATAAAGGAGAAGCTGGGCATAGAGGGAACCCTCCTCGGGGTTGACGTTGTTGAGGTAAAGGATGGTGAGGCCAGACTCGTTGTCAAAGATGCCACCGAGAAAGACCTGCTACGTTTTGCCGATAGGAATCCCCGGGTAATCGTCACGGTTATAGGCGGCCTTGGGTTCCTTTTTGGGAGGGGCAACCAGCAGTTCTCGGCGGAGGTGCTGAGGAGGATTCCCAGGGAGAACATAACGGTCGTCGCCACTCCTTCCAAGCTTGAAAACGGCCCGCTCAGGGTTTACACGGGGGACAGGGAGGTCGATGAAAAGCTCAGGGGGTACATACGGGTTCGCGTTAGCCCTTGGATGGAGAGGCTCGTTAGGGTCGTTTAG